In one Brassica oleracea var. oleracea cultivar TO1000 chromosome C9, BOL, whole genome shotgun sequence genomic region, the following are encoded:
- the LOC106315514 gene encoding dof zinc finger protein DOF5.3, with translation MDHLLQHQDMFGNYNKARDAMGVSSSPNPTEVDHNQKKPSLATGAAKPQPPDLALRCPRCDSTNTKFCYYNNYSLSQPRYFCKSCRRYWTKGGTLRNIPVGGGCRKNKRSTSSATRSLRTTPEPAFSAASFGGFGNNEHTDLRLAFALLNKQPQGSSSHIGFPSAFGNSNSHQSDMESVFGTSQKNENAGYAFGNGSSGLDMAMSDPNKVLWGFPWQMNAEGFGMMNMGGGGGHVDQVDSGRELWTNMNYISSGALM, from the exons ATCATTTGTTACAACACCAG GACATGTTCGGCAATTACAACAAAGCACGAGATGCCATGGGAGTATCAAGTTCACCAAACCCAACCGAAGTAGATCACAATCAGAAAAAACCCTCTCTGGCGACTGGGGCGGCGAAGCCACAGCCACCGGATCTAGCCCTGAGATGTCCACGTTGCGACTCAACGAACACAAAGTTTTGCTACTACAACAACTACAGCCTCTCTCAGCCTCGCTACTTCTGCAAATCATGCCGGAGATATTGGACCAAAGGCGGGACACTAAGGAACATTCCCGTCGGAGGCGGCTGCCGAAAAAACAAACGGTCCACATCTTCGGCGACAAGAAGCCTCAGAACCACTCCAGAACCAGCGTTCTCGGCGGCGAGTTTCGGTGGGTTTGGTAACAATGAACACACTGATCTCCGCTTAGCCTTTGCCCTGCTGAACAAGCAACCTCAGGGGAGTTCTTCGCATATAGGGTTTCCTTCAGCATTCGGTAACTCTAACTCTCATCAGTCTGACATGGAGAGTGTGTTTGGAACAAGCCAGAAAAATGAGAACGCTGGTTATGCGTTTGGAAACGGCAGCAGCGGTTTGGATATGGCCATGAGTGATCCAAACAAGGTCTTATGGGGGTTTCCATGGCAGATGAATGCAGAGGGCTTTGGGATGATGAACATGGGAGGAGGAGGTGGTCACGTAGATCAAGTTGATTCAGGAAGAGAGCTTTGGACCAACATGAACTATATTAGCTCTGGTGCTTTAATGTAG
- the LOC106315094 gene encoding LOW QUALITY PROTEIN: interactor of constitutive active ROPs 3 (The sequence of the model RefSeq protein was modified relative to this genomic sequence to represent the inferred CDS: inserted 1 base in 1 codon), whose amino-acid sequence MTFNDLNGSPDVPKKLSPRAARPLKLAALETDSSSSAISANNRIPKDTSPKVSDRKPSPSPFSEKKRPSRITELESLVSQLQGELKKAKHQVSVSETSKKQAKQEAEESKKQLQEVSSKLQETKNQVLEEETDKTGAFNHRSVSQGWDLEFGATSTNERGRLAVVVQEIRQLKLQIEMVASSEADHVKQAELRNSEIQLLRGNLMDTLFLVENFSNQLKDCEVTDAETKALATETLRQMENAKKAVEELKSDGTKAVDSYKKMAVELEQSKSRMVWLGGLVTKLLANPGVLENHETLLKEYASLELGESNEMKDEISSLRCEVERLRAALEASGKNDQEGNVKASSRLRIQAELRFELRTAKSKIDKLEARLVGKETELKFISEENDNLCLLLKKNQKETDAEAELKQQREVIKKLKADLMDKETQLQIVSDQNETLKSDIHKRETDIQDVLMKLGFAMREAEKNSQRAVRVTEQLDATQASNSAMETELDKLKARLVAKETELQFISDETDNVYLLLKNQKETDAEAEAELKQQREVIEKLKADLMDKETQLQIVSDKNETLKSEMGTELRELQVQSNQLREAAEKANAMLSAGNNNNQRNPSYSEDIDDEXAKKKTGNKLKKIGVWWKKSQKWVETNRIIIIRYR is encoded by the exons ATGACCTTTAATGATCT AAATGGATCTCCAGATGTTCCCAAGAAGCTGTCTCCTCGTGCTGCTCGGCCACTAAAGTTAGCAGCGCTAGAGACAGACTCTTCTTCATCTGCTATCTCAGCTAATAATAGAATACCAAAGGACACAAGTCCAAAAGTTTCAGACCGTAAACCTTCACCAAGTCCTTTCTCCGAG AAGAAGAGGCCGAGCAGAATAACGGAGCTTGAGTCGCTAGTCTCACAGCTTCAAGGGGAGCTGAAGAAGGCGAAACATCAAGTCAGTGTGTCTGAGACATCAAAGAAGCAAGCAAAGCAAGAAGCAGAAGAGTCCAAGAAACAGCTACAAGAAGTTTCCTCTAAGCTCCAGGAGACTAAGAATCAGGTCTTGGAGGAAGAAACAGATAAAACCGGTGCTTTTAATCATCGAAGTGTATCTCAGGGATGGGATTTGGAGTTTGGTGCTACTAGTACTAATGAAAGGGGACGACTGGCTGTTGTTGTTCAAGAGATCCGACAACTCAAGCTTCAGATTGAGATGGTGGCTTCTTCTGAAGCTGATCATGTGAAACAAGCTGAGTTGCGTAACTCTGAGATTCAGCTTTTGAGAGGAAACTTAATGGACACGCTTTTCCTCGTCGAGAATTTTAGTAACCAACTTAAGGACTGTGAGGTAACAGACGCTGAAACGAAGGCTTTAGCCACCGAAACTCTAAGGCAAATGGAGAATGCTAAAAAGGCAGTAGAAGAACTGAAGTCAGATGGCACAAAAGCAGTTGATAGTTATAAGAAAATGGCGGTGGAGCTTGAACAGTCAAAATCTAGGATGGTATGGCTTGGAGGTCTTGTGACCAAACTTCTGGCTAACCCGGGGGTTTTGGAAAACCACGAAACTCTGCTTAAAGAGTATGCAAGTTTAGAACTTGGGGAATCAAATGAGATGAAGGATGAAATATCTTCCTTGAGATGTGAGGTAGAGCGACTGAGAGCGGCTCTAGAAGCCTCTGGTAAAAATGACCAAGAGGGGAATGTAAAGGCTTCATCTCGGTTAAGGATACAAGCTGAACTCCGGTTTGAATTAAGGACAGCTAAATCCAAGATAGACAAGCTAGAGGCGAGGTTGGTGGGTAAGGAAACAGAATTAAAGTTTATTTCAGAGGAGAACGATAACCTATGCCTATTACTAAAGAAGAACCAGAAAGAGACAGATGCTGAAGCTGAGCTGAAACAACAAAGGGAGGTAATCAAGAAGTTAAAGGCGGATTTGATGGATAAAGAAACACAACTCCAGATCGTTTCAGATCAGAACGAGACACTGAAGTCAGATATCCACAAGAGGGAGACAGATATACAAGACGTGCTCATGAAGCTAGGGTTTGCAATGAGAGAGGCTGAGAAGAATAGCCAGAGAGCGGTTAGAGTCACTGAGCAACTAGATGCAACTCAAGCGTCAAACTCAGCAATGGAAACAGAGTTAGACAAGCTAAAGGCGAGGTTGGTGGCTAAGGAAACAGAGTTACAGTTTATTTCAGATGAGACCGATAACGTATACCTATTACTGAAGAACCAGAAAGAGACAGATGCTGAAGCTGAAGCTGAGCTGAAACAACAAAGGGAGGTAATCGAGAAGTTAAAGGCGGATTTGATGGATAAAGAGACACAACTACAGATCGTTTCAGACAAGAACGAGACACTGAAGTCAGAAATGGGAACAGAACTCAGGGAGCTCCAAGTTCAATCAAACCAATTGAGAGAAGCTGCGGAAAAGGCTAACGCCATGCTCTCTGCTGGAAACAACAATAATCAAAGAAACCCTTCTTACTCTGAGGATATCGATGATG GTGCAAAGAAGAAAACAGGGAATAAGCTTAAGAAGATTGGTGTTTGGTGGAAGAAGTCGCAGAAATGGGTGGAGACTAACAGAATAATAATAATAAG GTACCGTTGA
- the LOC106313243 gene encoding tRNA-splicing endonuclease subunit Sen2-2-like isoform X3: MAPRWKWKGAEAKALAEPISNSVSELQLSLAKTETSGSLSSCNVLLAVEPEQAELLDRCCFGRLVLSAEKDKKCIQLSFEEAFYLLYNLKCIKIYLQGRCLENEVDTWMYMKSQRPNFPIFFKPYSHLRSKNWVLRSGLQYGVHFVAYRHHPSLVHSEYSVLVQSGDSNRLRVWSDVHCAVRLSGSVAKTLLTVHVSGNSKKEDLNLPLCLENYRVEEQTICRWSPELNREDETTNPKPNATTY; encoded by the exons ATGGCACCCAGATGGAAATGGAAAGGTGCTGAAGCCAAAGCTCTTGCGGAACCAATTTCAAACTCAGTCTCAGAGCTCCAACTCTCTCTAGCCAAAACAGAGACATCCGGTTCCCTTTCGAGTTGCAACGTGCTTCTAGCGGTTGAGCCTGAGCAAGCTGAGCTACTCGACCGCTGTTGTTTTGGCAGACTCGTCCTATCCGCTGAGAAAGACAAGAAATGTATTCAGTTATCCTTTGAAGAAGCTTTCTATTTGCTTTACAATCTCAAATGCATCAAAATCTACCTCCAAGGCCGTTGCTTGGAGAACGAAGTCGACACTTGGATGTACATGAAATCACAAAGACCAAACTTCCCGATATTTTTCAAACCTTATTCACATTTACGGTCCAAGAACTGGGTTTTGAGATCCGGGTTGCAATACGGTGTGCATTTCGTGGCATACCGTCACCATCCATCTCTTGTCCACTCTGAATACTCTGTTTTGGTTCAGTCTGGTGATAGTAATCGGTTAAGAGTGTGGTCAGATGTCCATTGTGCTGTTCGTTTAAGCGGCAGTGTTGCCAAGACGTTATTGACTGTCCATGTGAGTGGTAACTCTAAAAAAGAGGATTTGAATCTACCTTTGTGTTTGGAGAACTACAGAGTGGAAGAGCAAACTATTTGTAGATGGAGCCCAGAACTCAATCGTGAAGATGAAACCACAAATCCAAAACCAAATGCTACCACT TATTGA
- the LOC106313243 gene encoding tRNA-splicing endonuclease subunit Sen2-2-like isoform X2: MAPRWKWKGAEAKALAEPISNSVSELQLSLAKTETSGSLSSCNVLLAVEPEQAELLDRCCFGRLVLSAEKDKKCIQLSFEEAFYLLYNLKCIKIYLQGRCLENEVDTWMYMKSQRPNFPIFFKPYSHLRSKNWVLRSGLQYGVHFVAYRHHPSLVHSEYSVLVQSGDSNRLRVWSDVHCAVRLSGSVAKTLLTVHVSGNSKKEDLNLPLCLENYRVEEQTICRWSPELNREDETTNPKPNATTSYG, from the exons ATGGCACCCAGATGGAAATGGAAAGGTGCTGAAGCCAAAGCTCTTGCGGAACCAATTTCAAACTCAGTCTCAGAGCTCCAACTCTCTCTAGCCAAAACAGAGACATCCGGTTCCCTTTCGAGTTGCAACGTGCTTCTAGCGGTTGAGCCTGAGCAAGCTGAGCTACTCGACCGCTGTTGTTTTGGCAGACTCGTCCTATCCGCTGAGAAAGACAAGAAATGTATTCAGTTATCCTTTGAAGAAGCTTTCTATTTGCTTTACAATCTCAAATGCATCAAAATCTACCTCCAAGGCCGTTGCTTGGAGAACGAAGTCGACACTTGGATGTACATGAAATCACAAAGACCAAACTTCCCGATATTTTTCAAACCTTATTCACATTTACGGTCCAAGAACTGGGTTTTGAGATCCGGGTTGCAATACGGTGTGCATTTCGTGGCATACCGTCACCATCCATCTCTTGTCCACTCTGAATACTCTGTTTTGGTTCAGTCTGGTGATAGTAATCGGTTAAGAGTGTGGTCAGATGTCCATTGTGCTGTTCGTTTAAGCGGCAGTGTTGCCAAGACGTTATTGACTGTCCATGTGAGTGGTAACTCTAAAAAAGAGGATTTGAATCTACCTTTGTGTTTGGAGAACTACAGAGTGGAAGAGCAAACTATTTGTAGATGGAGCCCAGAACTCAATCGTGAAGATGAAACCACAAATCCAAAACCAAATGCTACCACT AGCTATGGATAA
- the LOC106313243 gene encoding tRNA-splicing endonuclease subunit Sen2-2-like isoform X1 — translation MAPRWKWKGAEAKALAEPISNSVSELQLSLAKTETSGSLSSCNVLLAVEPEQAELLDRCCFGRLVLSAEKDKKCIQLSFEEAFYLLYNLKCIKIYLQGRCLENEVDTWMYMKSQRPNFPIFFKPYSHLRSKNWVLRSGLQYGVHFVAYRHHPSLVHSEYSVLVQSGDSNRLRVWSDVHCAVRLSGSVAKTLLTVHVSGNSKKEDLNLPLCLENYRVEEQTICRWSPELNREDETTNPKPNATTVSDLKSL, via the coding sequence ATGGCACCCAGATGGAAATGGAAAGGTGCTGAAGCCAAAGCTCTTGCGGAACCAATTTCAAACTCAGTCTCAGAGCTCCAACTCTCTCTAGCCAAAACAGAGACATCCGGTTCCCTTTCGAGTTGCAACGTGCTTCTAGCGGTTGAGCCTGAGCAAGCTGAGCTACTCGACCGCTGTTGTTTTGGCAGACTCGTCCTATCCGCTGAGAAAGACAAGAAATGTATTCAGTTATCCTTTGAAGAAGCTTTCTATTTGCTTTACAATCTCAAATGCATCAAAATCTACCTCCAAGGCCGTTGCTTGGAGAACGAAGTCGACACTTGGATGTACATGAAATCACAAAGACCAAACTTCCCGATATTTTTCAAACCTTATTCACATTTACGGTCCAAGAACTGGGTTTTGAGATCCGGGTTGCAATACGGTGTGCATTTCGTGGCATACCGTCACCATCCATCTCTTGTCCACTCTGAATACTCTGTTTTGGTTCAGTCTGGTGATAGTAATCGGTTAAGAGTGTGGTCAGATGTCCATTGTGCTGTTCGTTTAAGCGGCAGTGTTGCCAAGACGTTATTGACTGTCCATGTGAGTGGTAACTCTAAAAAAGAGGATTTGAATCTACCTTTGTGTTTGGAGAACTACAGAGTGGAAGAGCAAACTATTTGTAGATGGAGCCCAGAACTCAATCGTGAAGATGAAACCACAAATCCAAAACCAAATGCTACCACTGTGAGTGATTTGAAATCTCTTTGA